The Odocoileus virginianus isolate 20LAN1187 ecotype Illinois chromosome 2, Ovbor_1.2, whole genome shotgun sequence genomic interval CCCCAGGAGCAGCGCCTGTGTGCAGccaggcctggggggtgggggggaccagCAGAGGTGTCCGGGTCCGGGGCCCAGTGTCCGGCCATCCCTGTCCTATGTGCCTGGCCCCCCTCACTCCCACCTCAGCCTCCAGTCTGTGGGGGCCCAGGGGGCCGGGCAATCCCCACGTGCACACGTGTCCCcacctggggctggggctgaCCCCGCCACCCTCACACCCTCCCCCAACCACAGGACCACCCAAACCTGCACTCATGGGCATCATACCCCTCCCCTAGCCACATGACCACCCAAACCTGAGCTTGAGGGCATCAGACCTGCAGAGATCCCCCCACGACTTCAGGCAGAGTTGCCAGCACCCGCCTATCCCCGGACCCCCACGCCTATCCGACAGAGATACACACCATGGGGACCCAGGACAGGAGCAGGTCCTCTGGTCCTTCCTGCAAGGCTTCCACCTCCCCggcctccccctcacccccaaggGGTCCTACAGACAGGCCGAGCCACTGGAGACGCTGAAGCTTTTTATTTGAAGccagaagaggggagagagggctgggggagaaggggggcggggagcaggggggtggggagggagggctgggggagaaggggggcggggagcagggggtgggagggagggccgGGGGAGAAGGGGGCGGGTCCTGATGGCGCTGCCCGGGCCCTGCCGTGGAGCCTCAGTGCCCCCTGccctggagaggaggggagaggtcgTGAAGGAAGGGGGCAGACGGGGCTCTCCCTGCCCCCGGGGCTGCAGCGTGGGGGGCGGAATGCACCTTCCCGGGTGCACAGCTGGGCGGGCACAGACGTCCCGACTTACACAACAGTGAGCCCTGGGTGCAGAGGGGGCCTGACTTGCGGAGTGAAGCCCAGGAACAGACCCTGCAGGGTGGGCCCGGCCGCCCCCAGAGCAGAGACGCCTCCTCCCGGCCACGCGGGGTccccctgcctgccctggggaGCCCGGTGGACCCGGACGCCCCACTGAACCAGGACACTTGACTGCTTCAAGGACCACTCACCCTAGTCACTTGCAGGCTCGCAGCTTTCTGTAGAGACCAAGACAAGCCCAGGAGTGAGAAGACGCCTCGCACAGCGTCCCAGACCCCTCACCGCCCACAGCCCGGACGTGGGTCACGGAGGCCCAGAGCGGGGCCCCTGGGCTCCCTGTGACCCATCACAGCGCTGACAGCTCCCCAcggaggggctggggaagggcaggagaggatggagggagggaccCGGGGCGGGAAGAGGATGCAGAGAGGACCCGGGGGTGCCGCGGGCCGGCCCCTCACCCATCTGCTCAGGTGTGAAGACGTCCTCCGGGGACAAGCCCTTGCGCTGTGCGTATTTCTTAAAGGCCTCCAGGGCCGCTGGGCTCACGTCAGGATTTCTACCTGCAGGCCAGGCAGCTGGTGAGTCAGGCCTCAGGGGAAACCCAGGAGCAGGGTACTTCCCAGCACCGGGGGAGGGCGCAGGGCAGGAGGGGTCCGTCTGGGGTGGGCGCCGAGCAGGTGCGGAGGAGACAGGCCCCTCCCAGCCAACAGGTCCCGGGGAAGGAGCGGGGGAGGCCCCGGGGGCTTCCGACAAGTCCCTGGGGGCTCCGGGGGACTCGGGCCGGATCCCAGAGCCCCCTGCAGGGTCCGGCCCCTGACCTGGAAGGGCTCTGTTCCCAGAGGAACTGCGCTGCCCTCTGACTAGAGAAGCCTGGCCTTTGCCCCCCGTGAGGGTCCCTGCCCCAAGAATTCCTCCGTCCACACCTCCCGCCTCCCCCACGCTGACCCGGCCCTGGCCCAAGACCCCAGGGAGTGGCACTTGGAATGTGCCTCCAGAGCGGTCTGTCGGGTCAGAGGGCGCCGCCTGCACGGGCCCCTGGGCGCACCGGAGCCAGCGCTCGGGCCTGTGCCTGTCTTGGGCCCTCAAGCGCTGCCCCTTCGGAGGCGCCAAAgccctgggaggagaagggctgTGGCCAGGTGGACAGGGCCCTTGGAGCAGAGATGGGGCCAGGCCGGGGTGAGGGGGACTCACTCAAGAGCTTGGCTCCTCTGAACCTTCCCCCTTCGAACGGCCCTTCCCAGTAAGTCAGGAGGTGATCCTTCGAAGGCAACTCCTCCACGTCCACATGGGTCTTGCCCCTCGCTGCGGAGGACCAAGGGCCGGGCGTGTTAGCGGCGAGTCCTGGGGCCTGGCTTGAGGGTGGCGGGGGGCCCCCGATTGCCGTGGCCCCCACCCCAGATCTAGTCCCCTGTCCCCTGGGGCCCGCGCCTGCCCTGTGCCCCAGCAGGGGCGCCCCATCCTGACGGCCCCCTCCGGCCACAGGTCCGGGCCTGTGGCTCCGGCTCTGGGGGCCACCCCCCCACTCACAGGCAGTGTACGTGCCGGACACGCTGGTCTTCTCCAGGACGAAGTCCACGTCGTAGCAGTAGCCCCGGTCCCTGGAAGACACAGCCTCCTGCTCAGGGGCCTGAGGCCCCCTCCACCCTGGGGACGCTCGGGGCCCGCACCCCGACCGTGCAGCAGCGCAGTGGACCCCGACTCCAGGTGGAGCCTTCCGCTACTCCATCGCGTCCCGGCAGCGCCCCGGCCGCTGCTCCTGCAGAGTTCACGGGCGCCCAGCCTCTCCGCGCCTGCAGGATGGCGGCAGGACCAGCAGGGGGCGGGCTCGCGGCCGCTGCCCCGCCGCCCGATGAAGGGCCTCGGCCGGGAAGGCGGGGCCCGCGCGCGTCCGGGCGCCGCGCACTCACCTGTGCGTCGTGGAGGCCCACACGTGGGTGTCGCTCAGAGCGCAGAACGTGACGGGGGACACCCTGTCCCCCGTGAGGGCCTTGTTCTCCACGAAGGCCGTGATGAACCACTTCCCCGAAACCTGAAACACGTGTGGACCTGGCGGCCGCCTCTCCTCCGCCTCGCCAGCCCCCCCGCCCACAGCCAGCTCCCTCCACCCCGACGCCCCCTGGAGCCCCTCGGACACCCCCAGGCTGCCCCCCTGGCACATCTGCAGCCCCTCCTTCTAGCACCTTCCTGGGGCACCGCATGGGGCTGAGCGCACGGGGCGGAGGCCCCGCTGGCCCCCAGTCTCCCCGCCCTGGCGGTCACTGTCTGTGGGAGGGTCAGGGCCGAGCCCTAAACCGTGTCTCGCTTCTGACCCCGAGACGCTGGCCTCCGTGGACAGGGAGGGCTCAGCCTGGGACCCCCGACCCCCACCGTCCCCCGGAGCCTCACATCCGGCCCCTGGAAGGACAGGCTGTCCCGGGCCTGCAGAGCCGAGGTCAGGCCGAGGGAGGAGGTCAGGCCTAGGGCGACGGTCAGAGTCAGGGTCAGGATGCTCATCTTGGGGGCTCTGGGCTCACACCGCCGGCAGGTCCTTTTGCTGAGGTTCCGAGAGGCTCTGCAGGCCCTCCCTCAGCCGCCTTTTATACCCCCTGGCCCAGGGTCCCGGGGCACTTGGCACAGACCCCCACACTCCGTGGCCAGCTGGCAAGGGAACCTGTCATTTCCACCCATGGCTCATTAAGCC includes:
- the LOC139037028 gene encoding vomeronasal secretory protein 1-like, whose translation is MADAELPHVQAGVSSSSTGCREGHPFFQNCRYTFVQRTRLTSSLGLTSALQARDSLSFQGPDVSGKWFITAFVENKALTGDRVSPVTFCALSDTHRKAPPGVGVHCAAARSGCGPRASPGWRGPQAPEQEAVSSRDRGYCYDVDFVLEKTSVSGTYTASRGKTHVDVEELPSKDHLLTYWEGPFEGGRFRGAKLLSRNPDVSPAALEAFKKYAQRKGLSPEDVFTPEQMESCEPASD